A single window of Ovis canadensis isolate MfBH-ARS-UI-01 breed Bighorn chromosome 15, ARS-UI_OviCan_v2, whole genome shotgun sequence DNA harbors:
- the RRAS2 gene encoding ras-related protein R-Ras2 isoform X4 produces the protein MAEQFSWVPLPSCSTQSYFVTDYDPTIEDSYTKQCVIDDRAARLDILDTAGQEEFGAMREQYMRTGEGFLLVFSVTDRGSFEEIYKFQRQILRVKDRDEFPMILIGNKADLDHQRQVTQEEGQQLARQLKVTYMEASAKIRMNVDQAFHELVRVIRKFQEQECPPSPEPTRKEKDKKGCHCVIF, from the exons TCTTATTTTGTAACGGATTATGATCCAACCATCGAGGATTCCTACACAAAGCAGTGCGTGATAGATGACCGGGCGGCCCGTCTAGACA ttctGGATACAGCGGGACAAGAGGAATTTGGAGCTATGAGAGAACAGTATATGAGAACTGGCGAGGGTTTCCTTTTGGTCTTTTCAGTCACAGATAGAGGCAG ttttgaagAAATCTATAAGTTTCAAAGACAGATTCTCAGAGTAAAGGATCGTGATGAGTTTCCAATGATTTTAATTGGTAATAAAGCAGATCTGGATCATCAGAGACAG GTAACACAGGAAGAAGGACAGCAGTTAGCACGGCAGCTTAAGGTAACATACATGGAGGCGTCAGCAAAGATTAGGATGAATGTAGATCAAGCTTTCCATGAACTTGTCCGGGTTATAAG GAAATTTCAAGAGCAGGAATGTCCTCCTTCACCAGAACCAACacggaaagaaaaagacaagaaaggcTGCCATTGTGTCATTTTCTAA
- the RRAS2 gene encoding ras-related protein R-Ras2 isoform X2 — translation MAEQFSWVPLPSCSTQSYFVTDYDPTIEDSYTKQCVIDDRAARLDILDTAGQEEFGAMREQYMRTGEGFLLVFSVTDRGSFEEIYKFQRQILRVKDRDEFPMILIGNKADLDHQRQVTQEEGQQLARQLKVTYMEASAKIRMNVDQAFHELVRVIRFFCLTGNFKSRNVLLHQNQHGKKKTRKAAIVSFSKNPLNFSYQLPEKPSSSPPLLTVYITLVPF, via the exons TCTTATTTTGTAACGGATTATGATCCAACCATCGAGGATTCCTACACAAAGCAGTGCGTGATAGATGACCGGGCGGCCCGTCTAGACA ttctGGATACAGCGGGACAAGAGGAATTTGGAGCTATGAGAGAACAGTATATGAGAACTGGCGAGGGTTTCCTTTTGGTCTTTTCAGTCACAGATAGAGGCAG ttttgaagAAATCTATAAGTTTCAAAGACAGATTCTCAGAGTAAAGGATCGTGATGAGTTTCCAATGATTTTAATTGGTAATAAAGCAGATCTGGATCATCAGAGACAG GTAACACAGGAAGAAGGACAGCAGTTAGCACGGCAGCTTAAGGTAACATACATGGAGGCGTCAGCAAAGATTAGGATGAATGTAGATCAAGCTTTCCATGAACTTGTCCGGGTTATAAG ATTTTTCTGTCTTACAGGAAATTTCAAGAGCAGGAATGTCCTCCTTCACCAGAACCAACacggaaagaaaaagacaagaaaggcTGCCATTGTGTCATTTTCTAAGAATCCCTTGAATTTTAGCTACCAACTGCCAGAAAAGCCCtcatcttctcctcctctccttaCAGTTTACATCACGTTGGTACCTTTCTAG
- the RRAS2 gene encoding ras-related protein R-Ras2 isoform X5 — protein MREQYMRTGEGFLLVFSVTDRGSFEEIYKFQRQILRVKDRDEFPMILIGNKADLDHQRQVTQEEGQQLARQLKVTYMEASAKIRMNVDQAFHELVRVIRKFQEQECPPSPEPTRKEKDKKGCHCVIF, from the exons ATGAGAGAACAGTATATGAGAACTGGCGAGGGTTTCCTTTTGGTCTTTTCAGTCACAGATAGAGGCAG ttttgaagAAATCTATAAGTTTCAAAGACAGATTCTCAGAGTAAAGGATCGTGATGAGTTTCCAATGATTTTAATTGGTAATAAAGCAGATCTGGATCATCAGAGACAG GTAACACAGGAAGAAGGACAGCAGTTAGCACGGCAGCTTAAGGTAACATACATGGAGGCGTCAGCAAAGATTAGGATGAATGTAGATCAAGCTTTCCATGAACTTGTCCGGGTTATAAG GAAATTTCAAGAGCAGGAATGTCCTCCTTCACCAGAACCAACacggaaagaaaaagacaagaaaggcTGCCATTGTGTCATTTTCTAA